A portion of the bacterium genome contains these proteins:
- a CDS encoding NADPH-dependent FMN reductase produces MRDVTSPPLRVLGIPGSLRRGSYNRGLLEAAQGVVPSGMSLEITDLTPIPLYNADVEAQGFPPSVAAFRVAIAAADALLIATPEYNYSVPGVLKNAIDWASRPPDTPLRRKPIALMGASAGAMGTVRAQLSLRQTLLNTESFVLLKPELYVATARERFDGDGRLIDEAVRERIRLLLAALAEWVDRIGPRS; encoded by the coding sequence ATGCGTGACGTCACGTCTCCCCCCCTCCGCGTCCTCGGCATCCCGGGGAGCCTGCGTCGTGGTTCCTATAATCGCGGGCTCTTGGAGGCGGCGCAGGGGGTCGTCCCGAGCGGGATGAGCCTCGAGATCACCGACCTGACGCCGATCCCCCTCTACAACGCGGATGTTGAGGCCCAGGGGTTCCCACCGTCCGTGGCCGCATTTCGCGTGGCCATCGCGGCCGCCGACGCTCTGCTGATCGCGACCCCCGAGTACAACTACTCGGTCCCGGGGGTGCTGAAGAACGCGATCGACTGGGCGTCCCGCCCTCCCGACACGCCCCTCCGCCGCAAACCGATCGCGCTGATGGGCGCCTCGGCCGGCGCAATGGGAACGGTCCGCGCCCAGCTCTCCCTCCGCCAGACGCTCCTGAACACGGAGTCCTTCGTGCTGCTCAAGCCGGAGCTGTACGTGGCGACCGCGCGGGAGCGATTCGACGGGGACGGCCGCCTCATCGATGAGGCCGTCCGCGAACGGATCCGGCTACTCCTCGCGGCGCTGGCGGAGTGGGTCGATCGGATCGGTCCCCGATCGTAG